One Streptomyces sp. NBC_01237 genomic region harbors:
- a CDS encoding ATP-binding protein produces MTVPLDRHYLVELQVSAERVPQLRRIVAAHLRHWSLELHVRPVCRALDELLTNVRRHVGDDNACVIELRWTGRHLTVSVSDNGSEMPRLLGTGGGLSRVMALSDSWGTCRTTDGKVVWFTRYAEAPRTADLLPLTPPDGVRETRLQPLAVLV; encoded by the coding sequence ATGACCGTTCCACTCGACCGGCACTACCTGGTCGAACTGCAGGTGTCCGCAGAGCGGGTTCCCCAGCTGCGGCGGATCGTCGCCGCACACCTGCGTCACTGGAGCCTCGAACTGCACGTCCGGCCGGTGTGCCGGGCCCTGGACGAGCTCCTGACCAACGTCCGCCGGCATGTCGGTGACGACAACGCGTGCGTCATCGAACTCCGCTGGACGGGACGGCACCTGACGGTGTCGGTTTCCGACAACGGGAGCGAGATGCCCCGGCTGCTCGGCACCGGCGGCGGACTGAGCCGGGTCATGGCCCTCAGCGACAGCTGGGGAACCTGCCGGACCACCGACGGAAAAGTGGTCTGGTTCACCCGCTACGCGGAGGCGCCGCGCACCGCGGACCTGCTGCCGCTCACGCCGCCGGACGGCGTACGCGAAACCCGGCTCCAGCCGCTCGCCGTTCTGGTGTGA
- a CDS encoding xanthine dehydrogenase family protein molybdopterin-binding subunit, whose amino-acid sequence MTHAPHPLGAPVVRREALDKVTGSARYASEHTPPGCLYAWPVPAAIASGRVTAVRTADALAVPGVHAVLTHENAPRLKEPDDPILALLQDDRVPHRGWYIALVVADSLESAREGAEALLIEYASAPHDVTLTEDHPGLYTPEQANGGHPAVRERGDFDGAFRAAPVQIDATYRLGALHNHPMEPHASTAVWADGHLSVHDSSQGSTSVRDSLASAFGLEPSRITVVSEHVGGGFGSKGTARPQVVLAAMAARHTGRPVKLSLPRGQLAGVVGHRAPTLQRVRLGADLDGILTALAHEAVTHTSTVKEFVEQSAVPARTMYISPHSRTTHRVAVLDVPSPSWMRAPGEASGMYALESAMDELACALGVDPVELRVRNEPASEPDSGRPFSSRGLSACLREGAERFGWYDRDPAPAIRRDGPWLLGTGVASATYPVLVSRSSASAHAAPDGGYRIAVNATDIGTGARTVLAQIAASVLGTPVENIRIAIGDSDLPTAPLAGGSSGTASWGWAVHKAATALAARLGEHTGPLPADGLTVTADTEEETAAESPYARHAFGAHFAEVAVDTVTGEIRVRRLLGVYAAGRILNSRTARSQFIGGMAMGLGMALTEGSSMDPIFGDFTQSDLASYHVPVHADVPDIQAHWIDEEDPHLNPMGSKGIGEIGIVGTAAAIGNAVRHATGARLRELPLTPDRLLPYLP is encoded by the coding sequence ATGACCCACGCCCCCCACCCGCTGGGCGCCCCCGTCGTCCGCCGCGAGGCCCTGGACAAGGTCACCGGCAGCGCGCGCTACGCGTCGGAGCACACCCCGCCCGGCTGTCTGTACGCCTGGCCCGTCCCCGCCGCCATCGCCTCCGGGCGCGTCACCGCCGTGCGCACCGCCGACGCCCTCGCCGTCCCCGGCGTCCACGCCGTCCTCACCCACGAGAACGCCCCTCGGCTCAAGGAGCCCGACGACCCCATCCTCGCCCTCCTCCAGGACGACCGGGTCCCGCATCGCGGCTGGTACATCGCCCTCGTGGTGGCGGACAGCCTCGAATCCGCCAGGGAGGGCGCCGAGGCCCTCCTCATCGAGTACGCGAGCGCCCCGCACGATGTCACGCTCACCGAGGACCACCCGGGCCTCTACACCCCGGAACAGGCCAACGGCGGCCACCCGGCCGTCCGGGAACGCGGCGACTTCGACGGAGCCTTCAGGGCGGCCCCCGTACAGATCGACGCGACCTACCGCCTCGGCGCCCTGCACAACCACCCCATGGAGCCGCACGCCTCCACCGCGGTGTGGGCCGACGGGCATCTGAGCGTCCATGACTCCAGTCAGGGCTCCACCTCGGTCCGCGACAGCCTCGCCTCCGCCTTCGGCCTCGAACCCTCGCGGATCACCGTCGTCTCCGAGCACGTCGGCGGCGGCTTCGGCTCCAAGGGCACCGCGCGCCCGCAGGTGGTGCTCGCCGCGATGGCCGCCCGGCACACCGGACGTCCGGTCAAACTCTCCCTGCCTCGAGGTCAGTTGGCCGGGGTCGTCGGGCACCGTGCCCCCACGCTCCAGCGGGTACGGCTCGGCGCCGACCTCGACGGAATCCTCACGGCGCTCGCCCATGAGGCGGTCACCCACACCTCCACGGTCAAGGAGTTCGTCGAGCAGTCCGCCGTGCCCGCCCGCACCATGTACATCTCCCCGCACAGCCGCACCACCCACCGGGTGGCCGTACTGGACGTCCCCAGCCCGTCCTGGATGCGCGCACCGGGGGAGGCGTCCGGGATGTACGCGCTGGAGTCGGCGATGGACGAACTGGCCTGCGCGCTCGGTGTCGACCCGGTCGAACTGCGCGTGCGCAACGAACCGGCGAGCGAACCGGACAGCGGCCGCCCGTTCAGCAGCCGGGGTCTGTCCGCCTGCCTGCGCGAGGGCGCCGAACGCTTCGGCTGGTACGACCGGGACCCCGCGCCCGCCATCCGCCGGGACGGGCCGTGGCTGCTCGGCACCGGGGTGGCCTCGGCGACGTACCCCGTACTCGTCTCCCGCTCCAGCGCGTCGGCGCACGCGGCCCCGGACGGCGGCTACCGCATCGCCGTCAACGCCACGGACATCGGCACCGGTGCGCGTACGGTCCTCGCGCAGATCGCCGCCTCGGTCCTGGGCACACCCGTGGAGAACATCCGGATCGCCATCGGCGACAGCGACCTGCCCACCGCCCCGCTGGCCGGCGGTTCCTCCGGTACGGCCTCCTGGGGCTGGGCGGTGCACAAGGCCGCCACCGCCCTCGCCGCACGGCTGGGCGAGCACACCGGGCCGCTCCCGGCCGACGGGCTCACCGTCACCGCCGACACCGAGGAGGAGACCGCCGCGGAGTCCCCGTACGCGCGTCACGCCTTCGGCGCCCACTTCGCCGAGGTGGCCGTCGACACCGTCACGGGAGAGATCCGGGTACGCCGGCTGCTCGGCGTGTACGCGGCCGGGCGCATCCTCAACTCCCGTACCGCACGCTCCCAGTTCATCGGCGGCATGGCCATGGGTCTGGGCATGGCGCTGACCGAGGGAAGCAGCATGGACCCCATCTTCGGCGACTTCACCCAGAGCGATCTCGCCTCCTACCATGTGCCGGTCCACGCGGACGTGCCCGACATCCAGGCCCACTGGATCGACGAGGAGGACCCCCACCTCAACCCCATGGGCAGCAAGGGCATCGGGGAGATCGGCATCGTCGGCACCGCCGCCGCCATCGGGAACGCCGTGCGCCACGCCACCGGAGCGAGGCTGCGTGAACTGCCGCTCACCCCGGACCGGCTTCTGCCCTATCTGCCCTGA
- a CDS encoding FAD binding domain-containing protein produces the protein MKPFAYLRPASAAEAVRLGAARPGSRFLGGGTNLVDLMKLGVETPGLLIDIGGLPLDRVTRTPDGGLRIGATVRNSDLAAHPDVRVHYPALSQALLAGASGQLRNTATTGGNLLQRTRCPYFQDISKPCNKRSPGSGCPAREGAHRDLAVLGHSAECVATNPSDMAVALAALDATVLLLGPEGERAVPLTEFHRLPGENPDQDTVVRPGELITDVLLPPRPDGAVSLYRKARDRASYAFALASVAALVQVRDGRITHAALAFGGLAHRPWRARTAEGVLRGAPATRATFARAADAELDAARPLRDNAFKVDLARRMAVDALGELTGQPAPTT, from the coding sequence ATGAAACCGTTCGCCTACCTGCGCCCCGCGTCCGCCGCCGAGGCGGTCCGCCTCGGCGCCGCCCGGCCCGGCTCCCGGTTCCTCGGCGGCGGCACCAACCTCGTCGACCTGATGAAACTCGGGGTCGAGACGCCCGGACTGCTCATCGACATCGGCGGACTGCCACTGGACCGGGTGACCCGTACCCCGGACGGCGGCCTGCGCATCGGCGCGACCGTGCGCAACAGCGACCTCGCCGCGCATCCGGACGTACGCGTCCACTACCCCGCCCTCTCCCAGGCCCTGCTGGCCGGCGCCTCGGGACAGCTCCGCAACACGGCCACCACCGGCGGAAACCTGCTCCAGCGCACCCGCTGCCCGTACTTCCAGGACATCTCCAAGCCCTGCAACAAGCGCTCACCCGGCTCCGGCTGCCCCGCCCGCGAGGGCGCCCACCGGGACCTCGCGGTCCTGGGACACTCCGCGGAGTGCGTCGCCACCAACCCCTCGGACATGGCGGTCGCCCTCGCCGCGCTCGACGCCACCGTCCTGCTGCTCGGACCCGAGGGCGAACGAGCCGTGCCCCTCACCGAATTCCACCGGCTGCCCGGTGAGAACCCGGATCAGGACACCGTCGTCCGGCCCGGGGAACTGATCACCGACGTGCTGCTCCCACCGCGCCCCGACGGCGCCGTCTCCCTCTACCGCAAGGCCCGCGACCGGGCCTCGTACGCCTTCGCCCTGGCCTCCGTCGCCGCGCTCGTCCAGGTACGCGACGGGCGCATCACACACGCCGCACTGGCCTTCGGCGGACTCGCCCACCGACCCTGGCGCGCCCGTACCGCGGAAGGGGTCCTGCGGGGCGCACCTGCCACGAGGGCCACGTTCGCGCGGGCCGCGGACGCCGAACTCGACGCCGCCCGGCCGCTGCGCGACAACGCGTTCAAGGTGGACCTCGCCCGCAGGATGGCGGTCGACGCCCTGGGCGAACTCACCGGGCAGCCCGCGCCGACGACCTGA
- a CDS encoding 2Fe-2S iron-sulfur cluster-binding protein, which translates to MPLDAGSHDTGRRRAADERSTLTLYVNGTATTLTLDHRTTVLDMLREHLGLTGAKKGCDHGQCGACTVIVDGRRANSCLLLAVAHDGASVTTVEGLADGDSPHPVQRAFVDRDALQCGYCTPGQICSAVGMLGEAADGFPSHVTPRSTGPGGPAALDADEIRERMSGNLCRCGAYPRMVEAIEDVAP; encoded by the coding sequence ATGCCGCTGGACGCCGGAAGCCACGACACCGGACGGCGCCGGGCGGCCGACGAGCGCTCCACCCTCACCCTGTACGTCAACGGCACGGCGACGACCCTGACCCTCGACCACCGCACCACCGTCCTGGACATGCTGCGTGAGCACCTGGGGCTCACCGGGGCGAAGAAGGGCTGCGACCACGGGCAGTGCGGTGCCTGCACCGTGATCGTCGACGGCCGCCGCGCCAACAGCTGTCTGCTGCTGGCCGTCGCCCACGACGGCGCCTCGGTCACCACGGTCGAGGGACTGGCCGACGGGGACTCGCCGCACCCCGTGCAGCGGGCCTTCGTGGACCGGGACGCCCTCCAGTGCGGCTACTGCACTCCGGGACAGATCTGTTCCGCCGTCGGCATGCTCGGCGAGGCGGCGGACGGCTTCCCCTCGCACGTCACCCCCCGGTCCACCGGGCCCGGCGGACCCGCCGCCCTGGACGCGGACGAGATCCGCGAGCGCATGAGCGGCAATCTGTGCCGCTGCGGCGCCTACCCCCGCATGGTCGAAGCGATCGAGGACGTGGCGCCATGA
- a CDS encoding DUF6479 family protein gives MDVTNGAQASLATTLADAGALGVVLPIAGVAVVAVLIGAFWWGMRKRDAELPPPRPDEQPHMPDHRSHIEEPDVHGSDRFPEDGRGLSPYELGDHGNEVIPPDVDPPQNR, from the coding sequence ATGGACGTAACGAACGGAGCCCAGGCTTCCCTCGCCACCACGCTCGCGGACGCGGGAGCCCTCGGGGTCGTGCTGCCCATCGCCGGGGTCGCCGTGGTGGCCGTGCTGATCGGTGCCTTCTGGTGGGGCATGCGCAAACGGGACGCGGAACTGCCGCCTCCGCGCCCCGACGAGCAACCGCACATGCCCGACCACCGCAGCCATATCGAGGAGCCCGACGTGCACGGCTCGGACCGGTTTCCCGAGGACGGCCGGGGCCTGTCACCGTACGAGCTCGGCGACCACGGCAATGAGGTGATCCCGCCCGACGTGGATCCCCCGCAGAACCGATGA
- a CDS encoding VOC family protein, whose product MSTSASGTAPGPAPLTGAGAPCWVNLMTRDLVAAQQFYGEVLGWTFRPGRLGQEFSVARRDGVPVAGISAMSAVYQVAVAWMPYFAVEDADVASARIRERSGTVAVGPLALGKGRGVLAADRDGAAFGLWERTAPATSPPAPEDHSHAWLRLRTRNAFDAAIFYGEVLDWAGGRPGCCDVAYEGEEVIVRCEGRPLARISSGAVEAAVDPVVRPHWQVQFPVADLAETVAAARAHGGTLIEEQAVLRGREATLRDPDGALFTITDVRSPASTGG is encoded by the coding sequence ATGAGCACAAGCGCATCGGGTACGGCCCCGGGTCCGGCGCCGCTGACAGGAGCGGGGGCACCGTGCTGGGTCAATCTGATGACCCGCGATCTGGTGGCCGCGCAGCAGTTCTACGGTGAGGTGCTGGGCTGGACGTTCCGCCCGGGGAGGCTCGGCCAGGAGTTCTCCGTCGCACGCCGCGACGGGGTGCCCGTCGCCGGGATCAGCGCCATGTCGGCCGTCTACCAGGTCGCCGTGGCCTGGATGCCGTACTTCGCCGTCGAGGACGCCGATGTCGCCTCCGCCCGGATCCGTGAGCGCAGCGGAACGGTGGCCGTGGGCCCGCTGGCGCTCGGCAAGGGGCGCGGGGTCCTGGCGGCCGACCGGGACGGTGCGGCGTTCGGCCTCTGGGAGCGGACCGCACCCGCCACCTCGCCCCCCGCACCGGAGGACCATTCGCACGCCTGGCTGCGGCTGCGGACCCGGAACGCGTTCGACGCCGCGATCTTCTACGGCGAGGTGCTCGACTGGGCCGGCGGGCGCCCCGGCTGCTGCGACGTGGCGTACGAGGGGGAAGAGGTCATCGTCCGGTGCGAGGGGCGCCCGCTGGCCCGGATCAGCTCCGGAGCGGTGGAAGCGGCCGTGGACCCCGTGGTGCGCCCGCACTGGCAGGTCCAGTTCCCCGTGGCGGACCTGGCCGAAACGGTCGCGGCCGCGCGAGCGCACGGCGGGACGCTGATCGAGGAGCAGGCCGTGCTCCGGGGCCGTGAGGCGACCCTGCGCGACCCGGACGGCGCGCTCTTCACCATCACCGATGTGCGCAGCCCGGCGTCCACGGGGGGCTGA
- a CDS encoding DUF6328 family protein: MVRRSGGARDTGTDRGENPDSGRQETEEERADRRWSDLLQELRVAQTGVQILFGFLLAVVFQPRFAELSVADRNIYVVTVLLGAATAATLIGPVSYHRLLTGRRLKPQTVTWASRLTVLGLVLLFCTMCSALLLILRVTLHNGLALWLAGGMALWFLICWFAFPLRERVRAAAGTAPHRRSGPPN; the protein is encoded by the coding sequence GTGGTACGGAGATCCGGCGGTGCCCGGGACACGGGCACGGACCGCGGGGAGAACCCGGACAGCGGGCGTCAGGAGACCGAGGAGGAGCGGGCGGACCGGCGGTGGAGCGATCTGCTCCAGGAGTTGCGCGTCGCCCAGACCGGCGTGCAGATCCTGTTCGGCTTTCTGCTCGCCGTGGTCTTCCAGCCACGGTTCGCCGAGCTTTCGGTGGCCGACCGCAACATCTACGTGGTGACGGTGCTGCTCGGCGCGGCGACGGCGGCCACGCTCATCGGGCCCGTCTCGTACCACCGGCTGCTCACCGGCCGCCGGCTGAAACCGCAGACGGTCACCTGGGCCTCGCGCCTGACGGTGCTCGGGCTCGTGCTGCTGTTCTGCACGATGTGCTCGGCCCTGCTGCTGATCCTCCGTGTCACCCTGCACAACGGGCTTGCCCTGTGGCTGGCGGGCGGCATGGCGCTGTGGTTCCTGATCTGCTGGTTCGCGTTCCCGCTCCGGGAACGCGTCCGCGCCGCCGCGGGTACGGCCCCGCACCGGCGGTCCGGGCCGCCCAACTGA
- a CDS encoding VOC family protein has translation MSVELNHTIVHCRNNRESAEFLAHLLDLEVGAEWGPFIPVVLANGVTLDFATIPEGSITMQHYAFLISEAEFDTAFARIKEQDIAYYGDPHKKLPGEINHNDGGRGVYFLDPSGHALELITRPYGGWS, from the coding sequence GTGTCAGTCGAGTTGAATCACACCATCGTTCATTGCCGGAACAATCGGGAATCCGCCGAGTTCCTGGCGCACCTTCTGGACCTGGAGGTCGGGGCGGAATGGGGCCCCTTCATTCCGGTCGTCCTCGCGAACGGCGTCACCCTGGACTTCGCGACGATTCCCGAGGGTTCGATCACGATGCAGCACTACGCCTTCCTCATTTCGGAGGCGGAGTTCGACACGGCGTTCGCCCGGATCAAGGAACAGGACATCGCCTACTACGGCGATCCCCACAAGAAGCTCCCCGGCGAGATCAACCACAATGACGGCGGCCGGGGCGTGTACTTCCTCGATCCGAGCGGTCATGCCCTGGAGCTCATCACGCGTCCGTACGGCGGCTGGTCGTAG
- a CDS encoding GNAT family N-acetyltransferase, whose protein sequence is MTSRMTTSRSGPHRDDVVIRRATAGDAKRLTRLVRTSRAYEGPYAPMVAGYRVGPDYIETHRVFVATTGATAAAPGTEAAGPRVFGFYSLVLSPPELDLMFVADDAQGLGIGRLLVGHLRDEARRAGLSGVRIVAHPPAEGFYRSVGAERTGTLAANPPAVMWDRPELMLAVV, encoded by the coding sequence ATGACGTCACGCATGACGACCTCGCGGAGCGGCCCGCACCGCGACGACGTGGTGATCCGGCGGGCGACGGCGGGCGACGCCAAGCGGCTCACCCGGTTGGTCAGGACCTCGCGTGCGTATGAGGGCCCCTACGCGCCGATGGTGGCGGGCTACCGGGTCGGACCGGACTACATCGAGACGCACCGGGTCTTCGTGGCCACGACCGGGGCCACCGCCGCCGCCCCCGGAACCGAAGCTGCCGGCCCCCGGGTGTTCGGCTTCTACTCGCTGGTCCTCTCGCCGCCGGAGCTCGACCTGATGTTCGTCGCCGACGACGCCCAGGGGCTCGGCATCGGGCGGCTCCTCGTCGGCCATCTGCGCGACGAGGCGCGGCGTGCCGGGCTGAGCGGTGTGCGCATCGTCGCGCACCCGCCCGCCGAGGGTTTCTACCGCAGTGTGGGGGCCGAGCGCACCGGCACACTGGCCGCCAACCCGCCCGCGGTGATGTGGGACCGGCCCGAACTGATGCTCGCGGTCGTTTGA
- a CDS encoding DUF1206 domain-containing protein has product MTSAHAHGRRGGAKRGGRRSAQRSAPRETFTAAGRAGFMARGVVYVLIGVLAARIGLGDRGEQADRQGALGQVAAQPFGNVMLWTLVVGFAGMALWRGSRAVRGKGGGAKQAGSRLLDAGRAVFYVSVGWGTAVYAAGQGQGADGDAQSRDWTAKALELPYGQVMVGAAGCVLIGVGVVLAGRAGLRRFLRRLDTGAMSRRTKRAVTVLGVGGGVARGAVFAAAGLFVVVAAVRFQPDEAKGVDETLRSFATTPAGPWLLIAVAFGLVLFGVFSFASARWRRL; this is encoded by the coding sequence GTGACATCAGCACACGCCCATGGGCGACGTGGTGGAGCGAAGCGGGGAGGCAGACGCTCCGCGCAACGCTCCGCCCCGCGCGAGACGTTCACCGCCGCGGGCCGGGCGGGATTCATGGCCCGCGGCGTGGTCTATGTCCTCATAGGGGTCCTGGCGGCCCGGATCGGTCTCGGCGACCGCGGGGAACAGGCCGACCGGCAGGGCGCGCTGGGGCAGGTCGCCGCGCAGCCGTTCGGCAACGTGATGCTGTGGACACTGGTCGTCGGTTTCGCGGGCATGGCCCTGTGGCGGGGCTCCCGCGCGGTCCGTGGCAAGGGCGGCGGCGCCAAACAGGCGGGTTCGCGGCTGCTGGACGCGGGCCGGGCCGTCTTCTATGTCTCCGTCGGCTGGGGAACGGCCGTCTACGCGGCCGGGCAGGGTCAGGGGGCCGACGGCGACGCCCAGTCGCGCGACTGGACTGCCAAGGCACTGGAACTTCCCTACGGGCAGGTCATGGTGGGCGCCGCGGGCTGTGTGCTGATCGGCGTCGGCGTCGTACTCGCCGGGCGCGCGGGGCTGAGGCGCTTCCTGCGCCGCCTGGACACGGGCGCGATGAGCCGCCGGACCAAGCGAGCGGTCACGGTGCTCGGCGTCGGCGGGGGAGTGGCTCGCGGCGCCGTGTTCGCCGCGGCGGGTCTCTTCGTCGTGGTCGCGGCGGTCCGCTTCCAACCGGACGAGGCCAAGGGGGTCGACGAGACGCTCCGCAGCTTCGCCACGACCCCGGCGGGTCCATGGCTGCTGATCGCGGTCGCCTTCGGCCTCGTGCTGTTCGGGGTGTTCTCGTTCGCCTCCGCCCGCTGGCGCCGACTGTGA
- a CDS encoding J-domain-containing protein, producing the protein MTERKPAGVSFESWVDKQIREAEQRGDFSRLPGFGKPLAGLERPYDEAWWIKAKMQREGLSVLPPALALRKEAEDARDALPGARNEAEVRRILTEVNEKIRKAVLMPPAGPPLNLTPFDVEATVQEWRAEHGRA; encoded by the coding sequence GTGACTGAACGGAAGCCGGCCGGGGTCAGTTTCGAATCCTGGGTCGACAAGCAGATCCGTGAGGCCGAACAGCGTGGCGACTTCTCCCGGCTGCCCGGTTTCGGCAAGCCGCTCGCCGGCCTGGAACGCCCGTACGACGAGGCGTGGTGGATCAAGGCGAAGATGCAGCGTGAGGGCCTGTCCGTACTGCCACCGGCCCTGGCACTGCGCAAAGAGGCGGAGGACGCCCGCGACGCGTTGCCCGGAGCCAGGAACGAGGCCGAGGTGCGGCGGATCCTGACCGAGGTGAACGAGAAGATCCGGAAGGCGGTCCTGATGCCGCCCGCGGGGCCGCCGCTGAACCTCACGCCCTTCGACGTCGAGGCCACCGTCCAGGAATGGCGCGCCGAGCACGGCCGCGCCTGA
- a CDS encoding tyrosine-protein phosphatase: MQTARAVPAATVVNLRDLGGIALGCGRRVRQGVLLRSGQLSDLDPQRDMAVAALGIRTVVDLRTADERQWAPDRLPAGARLFVADVLGGHPGVAPARLRALLADPEEASRALGGGRAEGLFADTYRQLVLSPGAAAAYRALVETAADPRARPVLFHCTAGKDRTGWAAALLLMIVGASREVVRAEFLAVNPAVRAAFAPYVQKFLDAGGDPDIASAITEVRPRYLDVALDAMEERWGGLDGYVRDGLRIPESAMERLRGELVMPV, translated from the coding sequence GTGCAGACCGCCCGGGCCGTCCCGGCCGCCACCGTTGTCAATCTGCGCGATCTGGGCGGCATCGCCCTGGGGTGCGGCCGCCGGGTGCGGCAGGGAGTCCTCCTGCGCTCGGGGCAATTGAGCGACCTCGATCCGCAGCGCGACATGGCGGTGGCCGCACTCGGCATCCGTACCGTTGTCGATCTGCGCACCGCCGATGAGCGCCAGTGGGCCCCGGACCGGCTGCCGGCCGGGGCCAGGCTCTTCGTCGCCGATGTGCTCGGGGGGCACCCGGGTGTCGCCCCGGCCAGGCTGCGGGCGCTGCTGGCCGACCCGGAGGAGGCGAGCCGGGCGCTGGGCGGCGGCAGGGCCGAGGGGCTGTTCGCCGACACCTATCGGCAGCTGGTGCTCTCGCCCGGTGCCGCGGCAGCGTACCGGGCTCTGGTGGAGACGGCGGCCGATCCACGGGCGAGACCGGTGCTCTTCCACTGCACGGCGGGCAAGGACCGTACCGGCTGGGCGGCGGCCCTCCTCCTGATGATCGTGGGCGCGTCGAGGGAGGTCGTCAGGGCGGAGTTCCTGGCGGTGAACCCGGCGGTGCGGGCGGCATTCGCGCCGTACGTCCAGAAGTTCCTCGACGCGGGCGGCGACCCCGACATCGCCTCCGCGATCACCGAGGTCCGCCCCCGCTATCTGGACGTGGCGCTGGATGCCATGGAGGAGCGGTGGGGCGGGCTCGACGGATATGTGCGTGACGGGCTGCGGATCCCCGAATCCGCGATGGAGCGGCTGCGCGGCGAACTGGTGATGCCCGTCTGA